A stretch of the Papaver somniferum cultivar HN1 chromosome 6, ASM357369v1, whole genome shotgun sequence genome encodes the following:
- the LOC113290891 gene encoding uncharacterized protein LOC113290891, with translation MSLFVPFFDKLFPACHIQDTSFLLPAPHSSASILPILVLVLIGQSNTSHLLSVETQTKVVNSSSSKSEEILIKIKISSVETQTKVVNSSSSKSEELLIKIKIRMSTETAKWCNSLEKSLCELLIVQILGGKKPKSFVKEAWIEVKYEFNKKNGQNFTMDQIKNRYNLFRVRHNDMKKLMSLSGFEWDSEDKKIIVDDEGVWDAYLGEYPDKKKYKTNGCPIYEELCTIFGGSTVTGSNAYASAQSIDDDTPAKSSRKGSSVVGVEERATSTAGMSEALFAIADATKAKHVIDLDKDPFSIPNCTKYFQSLDGVSVRSLMGALEKFQDAVWRQVFMSLDPNNQKEWLKSLGS, from the exons ATGTCCTTGTTTGTCCCCTTCTTTGATAAGTTATTTCCTGCTTGTCACATTCAAGATACAAGTTTTCTTCTGCCAGCTCCTCATTCTTCTGCCTCTATACTTCCAATTCTCGTGCTGGTTCTGATAGGTCAATCAAATACATCTCATCTTCT TTCTGTTGAAACCCAAACTAAGGTGGTGAATTCATCTTCCTCAAAATCTGAAGAAATtcttatcaaaatcaaaatcag TTCTGTTGAAACCCAAACTAAGGTGGTGAATTCATCTTCCTCAAAATCTGAAGAACTtcttatcaaaatcaaaatcag AATGTCGACTGAGACTGCCAAATGGTGTAATAGTTTGGAAAAAAGCCTATGTGAACTTTTGATAGTTCAAATACTTGGTGGTAAGAAGCCTAAATCATTTGTGAAAGAAGCTTGGATTGAAGTAaaatatgaattcaacaagaaaaatggacagaattttACTATGGATCAAATTAAGAATAGGTATAATTTGTTCAGGGTTAGACACAATGACATGAAGAAGCTCATGTCCCTTAGTGGCTTTGAATGGGATTCGGAAGATAAAAAGATTATAGTTGACGACGAAGGAGTGTGGGATGCATATCTTGGG GAATACCCGGATAAAAAAAAGTATAAGACAAATGGTTGCCCTATCTATGAAGAGTTGTGTACCATTTTTGGCGGTTCAACTGTAACTGGTTCTAATGCGTATGCTTCGGCTCAGAGCATAGATGATGATACTCCAGCTAAGTCCTCGAGGAAGGGGTCGTCCGTTGTTGGGGTGGAAGAA AGAGCTACAAGTACTGCTGGTATGAGTGAAGCTTTGTTTGCTATTGCGGATGCCACAAAAGCTAAACATGTTATTGATTTGGATAAGGATCCTTTTTCAATTCCAAATTGTACAAAGTATTTTCAATCTCTTGATGGCGTGAGTGTTCGAAGTTTAATGGGGGCGTTAGAGAAGTTTCAAGATGCTGTATGGAGACAAGTTTTTATGTCACTAGATCCTAATAATCAGAAGGAATGGCTGAAGAGTCTCGGGTCTTAG
- the LOC113290892 gene encoding uncharacterized protein LOC113290892 has protein sequence MAICSFDLKFTYIYVGWEGSANDSRILWEALGNRSLMFPHAPEGKYYVVDAGYPNMPGFLAPYRGVRYHLHDHRRGSNGRFAAKELFNFGHSSLRNAIERSFGVLKSRFPILRDPASFPYNTQVQILIATCAIHNFIRTESKYDELFAYYANEENVIDVDTSPSDEPAFSGMYAHQQRRSEMNHVRDEIADAMYRFRYRN, from the exons ATGGCAATATGTTCGTTTGATTTGAAATTCACATATATCTACGTTGGATGGGAAGGATCAGCAAATGATTCAAGAATTTTATGGGAAGCTTTGGGTAATAGAAGTTTGATGTTTCCTCATGCCCCTGAAG GAAAGTATTATGTTGTTGATGCTGGATATCCAAACATGCCTGGTTTTCTTGCACCATATCGGGGAGTTCGTTATCACTTACATGACCATAGAAGAGGAAGCAATGGAAGGTTCGCTGCAAAGGAGTTGTTTAATTTTGGGCATTCttcattaaggaatgcaatcgagCGAAGCTTTGGAGTTCTTAAATCTCGTTTTCCAATTTTGAGAGATCCTGCCTCATTTCCATACAACACCCAGGTACAAATATTAATAGCAACATGTGCAATTCACAATTTCATTAGGACGGAATCCAAGTATGATGAACTGTTTGCATATtatgcaaatgaagaaaatgtcATAGATGTTGATACATCCCCGTCTGATGAACCGGCGTTTAGTGGTATGTACGCACATCAACAAAGAAGAAGTGAAATGAATCACGTGAGAGATGAAATTGCCGATGCCATGTATAGGTTTCGATACCGAAACTAG